The Paenibacillus sp. FSL W8-0426 region AGTAAAATAGCCTCTTGCTAGAAGTTCATAAACATGTTCTAATATTTTTAATACAAACGATACATAATGTATCATACAAAGTGAGTGAGGATGAAAAACTAATGACATTGTCCGATTCTAAACCATTCGATACCTTGTTCAAAATATGGGCTATTGTATTGCCTATAAATTCTTGGGTCCTAATCCCTTCCAATCCCGGGACGACCCCTGGGTTGTTGCTTTCATTAGCATCTCTTGTATTTACTCTCCTTATCGCAATCAGTTTTAAAAGAAGAAATATCATTGGAATTGGACCATTAACCAATAACTTTTATAGAGATTTTATTATTTTTGTTTACATATTAACCATGATGAACGGCTTGGCGCAGTTGACCATTTTATTCAAAATAAATGAGGGCTACGATTATAATTTCAAACATAATGTTATTCTGGTAAATGAGCTTGGAGGCACCTTTTTAAGATCCAGTCTTTTCACTCAATCCATTTATCTGATCGCGGCTTCTATTATCTGCTTCTTCACCAAGTATTTTTACAAAGCAGATTGGAACAAATATATATTTGTAGGAGCGTCCCTGTTTCTGATTTATGGATTTTATGAGTGGTTTTACTACTTATTGTTCGGCACGACAGGAGACTTTTTAAGCAACAGGGTCTTTGCATTAGATATTCACGGAAATCCGAAATTAGGAAGTGTCAATCAATTTACGGATGTTTTCGGATTTCGCTCGCTGAGAATGAAAAGCTTATCCAGTGAACCCAGTACTTTTGCGCTAACCGTATTGCCTTTATGGATATTTGCGGTCCATATACACAAACCTTTACTTCACATACCGATGTTAATCGCTCTCATTTTATCTAATTCTTCAACCGCTTTTTTAGGAATCGTACTTTATTTCATTTACAGAATTGTTCGCTATCATCTCAAAGATCGGTATTGCCAACTGTTAATCTATTTTTTCGCGATCGTTGCAGTCCTGAATTATAAAAGAATTACGACGATATTCGGATTTTTGCTGTTTGATAAATTAGATTCCATTTCCGGCAACGAAAGATCCTCCTCGATGATGCTGCATTTAGATTATTTTGCTCAAATGCCATTTCTGAATAAGTTATATGGAATTGGATTTGGATATGTAAGGTCTACCGATTTCTTTTCCACCCTGATGGTCAATAGTGGCATAATCGGATTTATTCTTTTTTCTTTATTTTTTTTGTATCCTGTTTTCAAATTGCAGCGCAGCTATTTCAACGATGGACTTAAAATCATATTGTTGGTGGTCTATGCTTCGTTAATGATTTCCGTTCCGGAATTTTCTTATTTAACGACTTGGTTATTTTTAGGGATAAGTTATAGTCAACTAGCGAAAGAAAAGGCACTAAAAAATCAAATCCAGCTTAAACCTGTACCATCGCTTCTTCGCTGACATTCTTCCATAAGCAAAAGGATGAATTCACTATTACATTCCGCCAAATGCCATGCTATGTTCGCGAAGCATGGCATTTGGCGATGAATAAAACCTGTACTGCTATACCTGGTCCCAGTTAAGGTCATCATAGCTTAATGTCATGACATATCTGATCTATACAGAATATCGCCGTTTATTGGTTTTTAAATCCCAATAACGGCGATATCGACAAACAAAATTCATATTATGATTTCAGCATTTAGCTTTTGCCCGCACGTCAAAATACGTTTGAAATCGACTGGCTTACCTCTATTCCTGATCCTTTCACGACACCTTATGCTCAATTCTCAGCTTGTCGGCCACCATCGCGATGAACTCGCTGTTCGTTGGCTTCGACTTGCTGATGTTGATGGTGTAACCAAACAAATGGCTGATCGAGTCGATGTTGCCGCGTGTCCAGGCGACTTCAATCGCATGGCGGATGGCGCGTTCCACGCGGGAAGGCGTCGTTTTGAATTTTTCGGCAATGGCTGGATAGAGTGTTTTGGTGATGGCACCTAAAATTTCAATATTGTTGTACACCATCGTAATCGCTTCGCGCAAATACTGATATCCTTTAATATGCGCTGGAACGCCGATTTCATGTATGATGGACGTAATGCTTGCATCCAAATTTTTGTGTTTGCCCATGGGCACCACGTTGGACTTGTTCACGAACGAAGATGAACTGCTGCTGGAATTGGAAGAAACTGTAGTTTGGGTTCCCACCAATTGACGCACCCGATTCGCAAGCACTTCCATGTCAAACGGCTTCAAAATGTAATAAGAAGCACCGAGCTGCACGGCGCGCTGCGTGATGTTCTCTTGTCCGAAAGCCGTCAGCATGATGACTTTGGGCTGAGGCGTAAGATTCAAGCTGCGCAACCGCTCCAGAACGCCAAGTCCATCCAAATGCGGCATAATGATATCCAGGATCAATACGTCAGGGACGTTGCGTGATTGCTCCAACATTTGCAATACCTCTTCGCCGTTGTATGCTACGCCGGATACTTCCATATCCTCCTGCTCCGATATATATTCAGCGAGCAAATTCGTAAATTCACGGTTATCATCAGCAAGCAACACCTCGATTTTTTGCAAAACGGTATCCTCCTTTGAATGTAAACATTTTGGTTCGTACATCTCCTTACAACATAAATTTTCGACACAGCACATTAAATTCCTTCTGTCGAAAATTATTTTTCTTTATTTTTTTTATCCCTTGATTTATAATAAATATTTTATTTCATCATGCGATATATTATGTTAATGTTCGACAAAAAAATCTTAAGGCCGTTATCCAGCCTTAAGATTTTTTGCTTCATCCTTATTCATCATGACGCCGGCATCCTGAAGCATCCATTCGATGAAACAGCCATAGCCGGACTTGGGGTCGTTCACAAAGACATGGGTAACCGCTCCGACAAGTTTGCCATCTTGAACGATCGGACTACCGCTCATCCCTTGAACGATGCCCCCGGTTTTCTGAATCAGCTTCGGATCGGTAATTCTGAGTACAAGACCTTTCGTTGCAGGGACTTTTTGATCGGCTACATGTACGATATCTATGGAGAAACGTTCGACCTGCTGTCCATCAACAACCGTTAAAATTTCGGCAGGTCCTTCTTTGACTTCATGGGAAAATGCCACGGGAATGCCCTTGGAATACAAGCTGTGCTCAGGATTGGCCGACATTTTACCAAAAATGCCGAATGCCGTGTTTCTTTCGATATTGCCCAAAATTTTGCTTTCCTTTAGGAAATGAGCTCGTTTCTCGCCCGGATCGCCCGATTCGCTTTTGGAGATTGACGTTACGTTCGATTGCACAATTTGACCACTGCCAACAACGATAGACGTTTGCGTATTCATGTCGGTAATGACATGTCCCAAAGCGCCGTATACGCCTTGATCGGGAGCATAAAAGGTCAATGTTCCTACCCCTGCTGCTGAGTCGCGAATATACAGGCCCAGTCTCCAGGCTTGATCTTCTGCGTCATAAGCTGGATTAAGTCTGGTTTTGACCGTTTGCCCGCCACGCTTCAGCACTACATCAATGCCTTTTTTGCTTTTGCCCGCACGTTCCACAGCTTCGGCTACTCCTGAAACGCCTTCAAGCTTTTTCCCGTCCATGTGAGTGATCAGGTCACCAAGCTTGATGCCTGCTTCTTCCCCCGGGGAAAAGCGTTGGTCTGGCCCGGATCGGACAAGGTGATGGCCTACGACAAGAATGCCCGCCGACTTCACTTTGACGCCGATCGTTTGGCCGCCGGGAACGATGCGCAGATCGGGAATGACGTTTACATCGACCGTTTTTAACGGGATTTTGCCCCACAGCTTCAGCGTTAATCTGGCATGGCCCGTCTGCTGAGGGTGAAGATGCAATGGTTGCTGCTTCGTTACGTGCACGGCTTGATTCTGCCCTTGACCATCCAGACCGACAATGTCCGGACGATCTACAACTGCACTGGAAGTCGCAGGTACCGCAAAATGCAGATCCGCCCGCCTGCCCGCAAAAACCTGCACTTCGTCAGGCAATGAAGCGAAATTTTGCACAGGCTGAATCACCTGGCTGATCACACATAGAAAGAAGGCAAATAAAAGACCTAGAAATTTCTTCCTGAGGGGGGATTTCAATGGCTGTCACGCTCCCTTTGCTTCTTTCGCTTGACGAAAGGTGGTCGCCAATTGCGTACCTATAAGATAACCTTGCCCCCAGGCTTTTATTACTGTCAATCATTACGCCAGCCGCTCGTTTCCCCCTTTTTTGGCTTCCGCCAAATTGAGCATTTCCTGTGCATGATGGAGCGTTTTCTCGGTAATTTCGACGCCGCCGAGCATACGTGCCATTTCCTTGACGCGCCCTTCATTGGATAGTGACTCCACTTGAGTCATTGTGCGTCCGTCCATGACGTGTTTTTCGATCAAATACTGGTGATCAGCCATGCAGGCTACTTGAGGCAAATGCGTAATCGAGAACACTTGGCATGTCGAGGAGAGCCGGAATAATTTCTCGGCGATGGATTGTGCCGCTCTTCCGCTGACCCCCGTATCCACTTCATCAAAAATAAGTACGGGAATACGATCGTGGCGCGCAAAAATGCTCTTCATGGCGAGCATGATCCTCGACATTTCTCCACCTGAAGCAATTTTGCCAAGAGGCCGCAGCGGCTCTCCCGGATTCGGCGAAATGAGGAATTCTGCATTGTCCGCGCCTTGGCGGGTTAGGCGAATCCGTCGCCCATTCCACTCAATGCCTTTGGGATCTTCGAATGGCGTAATTTGGACCCGTAACGACGTCCGCTCCATTTGCAAATCCTTAAGCTCGCTTTCCACTTGGGTTGCCAGTTCTTCCGCACATTGCTTTCGAACCTTGCTCAGCTCCTCGGCGGATTCGAGCACCCGTTGAAGCAGCTTATCCCGCTTTGCCCGAAGCTTCTCCAAACGTTCGTCCTTATTTTCAAGCTGATCGGTTTCGTGACTGATCTGCTCGTAATATTTCAGAATTTGTTCTACGGTATCTCCGTATTTCCTTCTAAGGCCGGTAATCAGGTTTAGCCTTTGTTCAACTTCTTCCAGCCTGCCGGGATTGAATTCGATTTTGTCACGATAGTCCCTAAGTTGGAATGCAACATCTTCAAGCAAATAATAGGCGGATTGCAACTGCTCTACGATCGGCTGGATGCCTTTGGTATCATATCCTGAGACATCTTCCAGACGGGATAGCGCAATGCTGACCGCTTCCAATCCGCGCTGACCGCTCAGCAGTTCATATGCACCCGCAACCGTGTCCATCATTTTCTCGCTGTGGGATAGTTTGACCCGTTCTTCGGCGAGCAATTCATCTTCGCCCCCGGTCAAGGATGCCGCTGCAATTTCCTCCAACTGAAAACGGTACATATCGAGCAGCTGGTATGCCCGCTGGCTGGACTCCTGAAGTGCCCGCAGTTCCTTTTCAGCTGTCACGAATTCACTGTACCGCCGTTGGTATTCGGCTTTGACCGACCCAATTACTGCTGCTCCGTATGTATCCAGCAGACCTAAATGACTCTCTGCCCGAAGCAGGCTCTGATGTTCATGCTGACCATGAATATTGATCAGCTTCTCGCCCACTTCGCGCAGCATGGTCAGATTAACAAGTTGTCCATTAATCCGTGATGTGCTCTTGCCTTGTGTGTTCAACTCTCGTCGAATGACGAGATGTTCCTCCGGATCGCATTGAATGCCCAATTTCTCAAGCGTTTCCCACACCGGGTGGTTCGACTCCAGCTCGAACAATGCCTCCATTTCGGCTTTTTCACATCCATAACGAATGAGGTCAGCCGAACTCCGCCCGCCGGCGATCATGCCGAGCGCATCGATGATAATCGATTTCCCGGCCCCAGTTTCCCCTGTAAGAACGTGAAATCCGGGGTGAAATACCACATCCACCTCTTCAACCACGGCCAGATTACGAATCGATAAAGTAACCAACATTTGTCAAAGCACCTCCGGATGCCAAACTCTGCAAGTTGTTGTTTCGGACTCATCTCAGGACGACCTTCCCGAGCGATAAATGAAAGCTTATTTCGTGATTTCGCCAAATATCATTTCGGATTTATTTCTCAGGAAATATACCCCATGATGCGTTCAATCACGGTGACG contains the following coding sequences:
- the spo0A gene encoding sporulation transcription factor Spo0A encodes the protein MQKIEVLLADDNREFTNLLAEYISEQEDMEVSGVAYNGEEVLQMLEQSRNVPDVLILDIIMPHLDGLGVLERLRSLNLTPQPKVIMLTAFGQENITQRAVQLGASYYILKPFDMEVLANRVRQLVGTQTTVSSNSSSSSSSFVNKSNVVPMGKHKNLDASITSIIHEIGVPAHIKGYQYLREAITMVYNNIEILGAITKTLYPAIAEKFKTTPSRVERAIRHAIEVAWTRGNIDSISHLFGYTINISKSKPTNSEFIAMVADKLRIEHKVS
- the spoIVB gene encoding SpoIVB peptidase, with protein sequence MKSPLRKKFLGLLFAFFLCVISQVIQPVQNFASLPDEVQVFAGRRADLHFAVPATSSAVVDRPDIVGLDGQGQNQAVHVTKQQPLHLHPQQTGHARLTLKLWGKIPLKTVDVNVIPDLRIVPGGQTIGVKVKSAGILVVGHHLVRSGPDQRFSPGEEAGIKLGDLITHMDGKKLEGVSGVAEAVERAGKSKKGIDVVLKRGGQTVKTRLNPAYDAEDQAWRLGLYIRDSAAGVGTLTFYAPDQGVYGALGHVITDMNTQTSIVVGSGQIVQSNVTSISKSESGDPGEKRAHFLKESKILGNIERNTAFGIFGKMSANPEHSLYSKGIPVAFSHEVKEGPAEILTVVDGQQVERFSIDIVHVADQKVPATKGLVLRITDPKLIQKTGGIVQGMSGSPIVQDGKLVGAVTHVFVNDPKSGYGCFIEWMLQDAGVMMNKDEAKNLKAG
- the recN gene encoding DNA repair protein RecN, which codes for MLVTLSIRNLAVVEEVDVVFHPGFHVLTGETGAGKSIIIDALGMIAGGRSSADLIRYGCEKAEMEALFELESNHPVWETLEKLGIQCDPEEHLVIRRELNTQGKSTSRINGQLVNLTMLREVGEKLINIHGQHEHQSLLRAESHLGLLDTYGAAVIGSVKAEYQRRYSEFVTAEKELRALQESSQRAYQLLDMYRFQLEEIAAASLTGGEDELLAEERVKLSHSEKMMDTVAGAYELLSGQRGLEAVSIALSRLEDVSGYDTKGIQPIVEQLQSAYYLLEDVAFQLRDYRDKIEFNPGRLEEVEQRLNLITGLRRKYGDTVEQILKYYEQISHETDQLENKDERLEKLRAKRDKLLQRVLESAEELSKVRKQCAEELATQVESELKDLQMERTSLRVQITPFEDPKGIEWNGRRIRLTRQGADNAEFLISPNPGEPLRPLGKIASGGEMSRIMLAMKSIFARHDRIPVLIFDEVDTGVSGRAAQSIAEKLFRLSSTCQVFSITHLPQVACMADHQYLIEKHVMDGRTMTQVESLSNEGRVKEMARMLGGVEITEKTLHHAQEMLNLAEAKKGGNERLA